One Opitutales bacterium DNA window includes the following coding sequences:
- a CDS encoding trypsin-like peptidase domain-containing protein, producing the protein MPFSLLKMIIHAPVAPVLGFVVILAFSACATTGKHRDTSVDSSFESLLDAVVRIDVWETDFSGGAARTSRGVGSGVIMSESGYVLTNAHVVGSRSERIVITLNSLERVEGTWVGWDHWTDLAVVRLDMDEVRERSLKFAVAQFGDSSRLKPGDQVFAVGTPNGLSRTVSSGIVSNTDRYFEASRGVRGFETGTFNTWLQTDAAINPGNSGGPLVLGDGRVIGINTRGYLGANNLGFAVPSRICVDVMESLIAQGEKTRSYVGLQVAPLQDLESFFRLEMNQGVLVESADPGSPAANQDLRAGDIILSVNGQLVDGRFPEQLPGFQNEIAELSVGSEVSMRVLRSGQEKEIKLTTEPLESRFGEEDAVESWGIAVRDITRRGARIDRLETDDGVQVTSVQNDYPAERAGIRSGDIILKVNRESITDLDELHGIVDAVAQETDGDKVLFEVMRGIQVRYVVMEL; encoded by the coding sequence ATGCCTTTCTCTCTCCTAAAGATGATCATTCATGCCCCAGTGGCTCCCGTTTTGGGATTCGTAGTCATATTGGCCTTTTCAGCATGCGCGACCACAGGTAAGCATCGGGACACATCGGTGGATTCGAGCTTTGAGTCTCTTCTAGATGCTGTGGTGAGGATCGATGTATGGGAGACAGATTTTAGCGGAGGTGCTGCGCGTACGAGCCGGGGTGTCGGTTCGGGGGTGATCATGTCGGAGTCTGGATATGTGCTGACTAATGCCCACGTCGTTGGCTCGAGGAGCGAACGTATTGTGATCACGCTCAATAGTCTCGAGCGTGTGGAAGGCACATGGGTGGGTTGGGACCACTGGACTGATTTAGCTGTGGTACGGCTGGATATGGACGAGGTAAGAGAGCGAAGTCTCAAATTTGCAGTGGCGCAGTTTGGAGATTCGTCCCGGCTTAAGCCGGGAGATCAGGTCTTTGCTGTGGGAACGCCCAATGGGCTGTCTCGGACAGTCTCTAGTGGTATCGTCTCGAACACAGACCGTTATTTCGAAGCGAGCCGAGGTGTGCGCGGGTTTGAGACGGGCACATTCAACACATGGCTGCAGACTGATGCAGCCATCAATCCGGGCAACAGTGGGGGGCCTCTTGTATTGGGTGACGGGCGAGTGATCGGAATCAATACACGCGGCTATTTGGGCGCTAATAATTTGGGCTTCGCTGTGCCTAGTCGGATTTGTGTCGATGTCATGGAGAGCCTTATCGCTCAGGGAGAAAAGACGCGTAGTTATGTGGGCTTACAGGTGGCGCCGCTTCAGGATTTAGAGTCATTCTTTCGTTTAGAAATGAATCAGGGTGTGCTTGTCGAGAGTGCCGATCCTGGATCGCCCGCAGCCAATCAAGATTTGCGAGCTGGGGACATTATTTTGTCTGTCAATGGACAGTTGGTAGATGGGCGTTTTCCGGAGCAGTTGCCTGGTTTTCAGAATGAGATAGCTGAGCTGTCCGTTGGCTCTGAAGTCAGTATGCGGGTGTTGCGCTCTGGCCAGGAAAAAGAGATCAAGCTGACCACTGAGCCGCTGGAGAGTCGTTTTGGTGAAGAAGACGCAGTGGAGTCTTGGGGGATAGCCGTCAGAGATATTACCCGCCGAGGCGCTCGTATCGACCGACTTGAAACGGATGATGGCGTCCAGGTAACTAGCGTTCAAAATGATTATCCCGCTGAGCGCGCTGGGATCCGCAGCGGTGACATTATTTTGAAGGTGAATCGTGAGTCCATTACCGATCTCGATGAGCTTCATGGGATTGTCGATGCCGTGGCTCAGGAAACTGATGGTGACAAGGTGTTATTTGAGGTGATGCGTGGCATTCAGGTGCGCTATGTGGTGATGGAGCTGTAG